One Haemorhous mexicanus isolate bHaeMex1 chromosome 9, bHaeMex1.pri, whole genome shotgun sequence DNA segment encodes these proteins:
- the ALG6 gene encoding dolichyl pyrophosphate Man9GlcNAc2 alpha-1,3-glucosyltransferase isoform X2, giving the protein MAWSWRTTEEKFGFIGAGKPPMYGDYEAQRHWQEITYNLPIRQWYFNTSDNNLLYWGLDYPPLTAYHSFVCAYIAKLINPDWVALHTSRGYESQPHKLFMRTTVFVADLLVYIPAVILYCFSLKETSAKKKVSSALCILLYPGLILIDHGHFQYNSVSLGLALWAVLCLSHDWDLLGSMAFCLALNYKQMELYHSLPFFCYLLGKCFKKGLKGKGLVLLAKLAGTVLVSFAACWLPFGTDVEQIMQVLRRLFPIDRGLFEDKVANIWCSLSVLIKIKNVISPRTQLKLSFAVTFLSLLPACIKLTVQPSLRGLKFALVSCALSFFLFSFQVHEKSILLVSVPVCLIINEIPFMATWFLLVSTFSLLPLLLKDELLLPYAVTTPAFLAVCLASFSILEKTSAEDLQLKAFSLSLKGYVSWFKSFPRIVRSLFLLSLALMGVLSVLSAAAPPPQRLPDLFPLAVAVVSCLHFLLFLVYFNVVILWDSKNRGQKKIS; this is encoded by the exons GGGCAGGAAAACCACCCATGTATGGAGACTACGAGGCTCAGAGGCACTGGCAAGAGATCACCTACAACTTACCCATCAGGCAGTG gtaCTTCAATACAAGTGACAACAACCTGCTGTACTGGGGCCTGGATTATCCACCTCTCACTGCCTATCACAGTTTTGTGTGTGCTTACAT TGCAAAGTTAATAAATCCTGATTGGGTTGCTCTGCACACATCTCGGGGCTATGAGAGCCAGCCCCATAAGTTATTCATGCGTACAACAG tgtttgttgCTGATCTGCTGGTTTATATCCCTGCAgttattttatattgtttttccttgaaagaaacatctgctaaaaaaaag GTTTCCAGTGCTCTCTGCATCCTGCTTTACCCAGGCCTCATCCTTATTGACCATGGGCACTTCCA ATACAACTCAGTGAGCCTTGGCCTGGCCCTGTGGGCTGTCCTTTGTTTGTCCCATGACTGGGACCTCCTGGGCTCCATGGCATTTTGCTTGGCCTTAAATTATAAGCAAATGGAGCTCTACCATTCCCTGCCCTTTTTTTGCTATTTACTTGGGAAGTGCTTCAAGAAGGGACTGAAAGGAAAGGG GTTGGTGCTCTTGGCTAAACTGGCAGGGACAGTGCTGGTGTCCTTCGCTGCCTGCTGGCTCCCGTTCGGCACCGACGTGGAACAAATCATGCAAGTACTCAGAAGACTCTTTCCCATTGACAGAGGCTTGTTTGAG gATAAAGTAGCCAATATTTGGTGCAGTCTCAGTGTCCTTATAAAGATAAAGAATGTAATATCCCCTCGAACTCAGCTAAAACTCAG TTTTGCTGTAACATTCCTgagcctgctccctgcctgtaTCAAGCTGACTGTCCAGCCTTCCCTGCGAGGGCTTAAATTTGCCTTG GTCAGCTGTGCCTTGTCATTTTTCCTGTTCTCCTTTCAAGTCCATGAAAAATCTATTCTTCTCGTGTCAGT CCCAGTCTGCTTAATCATAAATGAAATCCCCTTCATGGCCACGTGGTTTCTACTCGTGTCAACTTTCAG cctgctgcccctgctgctgaaggacgagctgctgctgccctacGCCGTCACCACGCCCGCCTTCCTGGCCGTGTGCCTGGCCTCCTTCTCCATCCTGGAGAAGACCTCAGCTGAGGACCTGCAGCTCAAggccttttccctttccctcaaGGGTTATGTGTCCTGGTTTAAGTCCTTTCCCAGGATCGTCAGGAGCCTG ttcctgctgtccctggccctGATGGGAGTCCtgtcagtgctcagtgctgccgcgccccctccccagcgCCTGCCGGATCTGTTCCCCCTGGCTGTGGCCGTGGTGTCCTGCCTGcacttcctgctcttcctggtGTATTTCAATGTGGTCATACTCTGGGACTCCAAGAATAGAGGGCAGAAGAAAATCAGTTAA
- the ALG6 gene encoding dolichyl pyrophosphate Man9GlcNAc2 alpha-1,3-glucosyltransferase isoform X1 produces the protein MEKWSLMTITVLLALTVRWAVSLGSYSGAGKPPMYGDYEAQRHWQEITYNLPIRQWYFNTSDNNLLYWGLDYPPLTAYHSFVCAYIAKLINPDWVALHTSRGYESQPHKLFMRTTVFVADLLVYIPAVILYCFSLKETSAKKKVSSALCILLYPGLILIDHGHFQYNSVSLGLALWAVLCLSHDWDLLGSMAFCLALNYKQMELYHSLPFFCYLLGKCFKKGLKGKGLVLLAKLAGTVLVSFAACWLPFGTDVEQIMQVLRRLFPIDRGLFEDKVANIWCSLSVLIKIKNVISPRTQLKLSFAVTFLSLLPACIKLTVQPSLRGLKFALVSCALSFFLFSFQVHEKSILLVSVPVCLIINEIPFMATWFLLVSTFSLLPLLLKDELLLPYAVTTPAFLAVCLASFSILEKTSAEDLQLKAFSLSLKGYVSWFKSFPRIVRSLFLLSLALMGVLSVLSAAAPPPQRLPDLFPLAVAVVSCLHFLLFLVYFNVVILWDSKNRGQKKIS, from the exons GGGCAGGAAAACCACCCATGTATGGAGACTACGAGGCTCAGAGGCACTGGCAAGAGATCACCTACAACTTACCCATCAGGCAGTG gtaCTTCAATACAAGTGACAACAACCTGCTGTACTGGGGCCTGGATTATCCACCTCTCACTGCCTATCACAGTTTTGTGTGTGCTTACAT TGCAAAGTTAATAAATCCTGATTGGGTTGCTCTGCACACATCTCGGGGCTATGAGAGCCAGCCCCATAAGTTATTCATGCGTACAACAG tgtttgttgCTGATCTGCTGGTTTATATCCCTGCAgttattttatattgtttttccttgaaagaaacatctgctaaaaaaaag GTTTCCAGTGCTCTCTGCATCCTGCTTTACCCAGGCCTCATCCTTATTGACCATGGGCACTTCCA ATACAACTCAGTGAGCCTTGGCCTGGCCCTGTGGGCTGTCCTTTGTTTGTCCCATGACTGGGACCTCCTGGGCTCCATGGCATTTTGCTTGGCCTTAAATTATAAGCAAATGGAGCTCTACCATTCCCTGCCCTTTTTTTGCTATTTACTTGGGAAGTGCTTCAAGAAGGGACTGAAAGGAAAGGG GTTGGTGCTCTTGGCTAAACTGGCAGGGACAGTGCTGGTGTCCTTCGCTGCCTGCTGGCTCCCGTTCGGCACCGACGTGGAACAAATCATGCAAGTACTCAGAAGACTCTTTCCCATTGACAGAGGCTTGTTTGAG gATAAAGTAGCCAATATTTGGTGCAGTCTCAGTGTCCTTATAAAGATAAAGAATGTAATATCCCCTCGAACTCAGCTAAAACTCAG TTTTGCTGTAACATTCCTgagcctgctccctgcctgtaTCAAGCTGACTGTCCAGCCTTCCCTGCGAGGGCTTAAATTTGCCTTG GTCAGCTGTGCCTTGTCATTTTTCCTGTTCTCCTTTCAAGTCCATGAAAAATCTATTCTTCTCGTGTCAGT CCCAGTCTGCTTAATCATAAATGAAATCCCCTTCATGGCCACGTGGTTTCTACTCGTGTCAACTTTCAG cctgctgcccctgctgctgaaggacgagctgctgctgccctacGCCGTCACCACGCCCGCCTTCCTGGCCGTGTGCCTGGCCTCCTTCTCCATCCTGGAGAAGACCTCAGCTGAGGACCTGCAGCTCAAggccttttccctttccctcaaGGGTTATGTGTCCTGGTTTAAGTCCTTTCCCAGGATCGTCAGGAGCCTG ttcctgctgtccctggccctGATGGGAGTCCtgtcagtgctcagtgctgccgcgccccctccccagcgCCTGCCGGATCTGTTCCCCCTGGCTGTGGCCGTGGTGTCCTGCCTGcacttcctgctcttcctggtGTATTTCAATGTGGTCATACTCTGGGACTCCAAGAATAGAGGGCAGAAGAAAATCAGTTAA
- the ITGB3BP gene encoding centromere protein R isoform X1 — MSVKRALNLDTVKKHNAPDATPLKAKRSNLNIYSPTTGTCQLSPCSSPSSARAQNPSSAPAEGDGSEQSDSESGLSRRGQPQTEHDVFLQLHSQVRNSLPRILKLRANLTSLKALEGSRELENILGVSHSSCVLSAELQKTQALVSQAEKLQLLKANHGKVPAREHIQVGSAAFFTSFLDRRKEPLGLLPALPSTKAQPE; from the exons GGTTAAGAGAGCATTAAATTTGGACACTGTTAAAAAACATAAT gcACCTGATGCAACCCCCCTGAAGGCCAAAAGGAGCAACCTGAACATCTACTCCCCAACCACAGGCACGTGCCAGCTGagtccctgctcctctcccagcagtgccagggcacaaaaccccagcagtgccccagcagAGG GAGATGGGAGCGAGCAGAGCGATTCCGAGAGCGGATTGTCCAGGAGAGGGCAGCCTCAAACAGAGCACGACGT GTTCCTGCAACTGCACTCCCAAGTGAGAAATTCCTTGCCCAGAATTCTGAAACTGAGAGCAAATCTGACAAGCCTGAAG GCTTTGGagggcagcagagagctggaaaataTCCTCGGAGTCTCACACTCGTCCTGTGTCCTGAGTGCTGAACTGCAGAAAACCCAAGCGctgg TGAGTCAAGCAGAAAAACTGCAGCTGTTGAAAGCAAACCATGGAAAAGTCCCTGCCCGAG AGCACATCCAGGTTGGGAGTGCTGCATTCTTCACCTCGTTCCTGGACAGAAGGAAGGAGCCCCTGGGCCTGCTCCCTGCCTTGCCCAGCACCAAGGCACAGCCAGAGTGA
- the ALG6 gene encoding dolichyl pyrophosphate Man9GlcNAc2 alpha-1,3-glucosyltransferase isoform X3, whose protein sequence is MYGDYEAQRHWQEITYNLPIRQWYFNTSDNNLLYWGLDYPPLTAYHSFVCAYIAKLINPDWVALHTSRGYESQPHKLFMRTTVFVADLLVYIPAVILYCFSLKETSAKKKVSSALCILLYPGLILIDHGHFQYNSVSLGLALWAVLCLSHDWDLLGSMAFCLALNYKQMELYHSLPFFCYLLGKCFKKGLKGKGLVLLAKLAGTVLVSFAACWLPFGTDVEQIMQVLRRLFPIDRGLFEDKVANIWCSLSVLIKIKNVISPRTQLKLSFAVTFLSLLPACIKLTVQPSLRGLKFALVSCALSFFLFSFQVHEKSILLVSVPVCLIINEIPFMATWFLLVSTFSLLPLLLKDELLLPYAVTTPAFLAVCLASFSILEKTSAEDLQLKAFSLSLKGYVSWFKSFPRIVRSLFLLSLALMGVLSVLSAAAPPPQRLPDLFPLAVAVVSCLHFLLFLVYFNVVILWDSKNRGQKKIS, encoded by the exons ATGTATGGAGACTACGAGGCTCAGAGGCACTGGCAAGAGATCACCTACAACTTACCCATCAGGCAGTG gtaCTTCAATACAAGTGACAACAACCTGCTGTACTGGGGCCTGGATTATCCACCTCTCACTGCCTATCACAGTTTTGTGTGTGCTTACAT TGCAAAGTTAATAAATCCTGATTGGGTTGCTCTGCACACATCTCGGGGCTATGAGAGCCAGCCCCATAAGTTATTCATGCGTACAACAG tgtttgttgCTGATCTGCTGGTTTATATCCCTGCAgttattttatattgtttttccttgaaagaaacatctgctaaaaaaaag GTTTCCAGTGCTCTCTGCATCCTGCTTTACCCAGGCCTCATCCTTATTGACCATGGGCACTTCCA ATACAACTCAGTGAGCCTTGGCCTGGCCCTGTGGGCTGTCCTTTGTTTGTCCCATGACTGGGACCTCCTGGGCTCCATGGCATTTTGCTTGGCCTTAAATTATAAGCAAATGGAGCTCTACCATTCCCTGCCCTTTTTTTGCTATTTACTTGGGAAGTGCTTCAAGAAGGGACTGAAAGGAAAGGG GTTGGTGCTCTTGGCTAAACTGGCAGGGACAGTGCTGGTGTCCTTCGCTGCCTGCTGGCTCCCGTTCGGCACCGACGTGGAACAAATCATGCAAGTACTCAGAAGACTCTTTCCCATTGACAGAGGCTTGTTTGAG gATAAAGTAGCCAATATTTGGTGCAGTCTCAGTGTCCTTATAAAGATAAAGAATGTAATATCCCCTCGAACTCAGCTAAAACTCAG TTTTGCTGTAACATTCCTgagcctgctccctgcctgtaTCAAGCTGACTGTCCAGCCTTCCCTGCGAGGGCTTAAATTTGCCTTG GTCAGCTGTGCCTTGTCATTTTTCCTGTTCTCCTTTCAAGTCCATGAAAAATCTATTCTTCTCGTGTCAGT CCCAGTCTGCTTAATCATAAATGAAATCCCCTTCATGGCCACGTGGTTTCTACTCGTGTCAACTTTCAG cctgctgcccctgctgctgaaggacgagctgctgctgccctacGCCGTCACCACGCCCGCCTTCCTGGCCGTGTGCCTGGCCTCCTTCTCCATCCTGGAGAAGACCTCAGCTGAGGACCTGCAGCTCAAggccttttccctttccctcaaGGGTTATGTGTCCTGGTTTAAGTCCTTTCCCAGGATCGTCAGGAGCCTG ttcctgctgtccctggccctGATGGGAGTCCtgtcagtgctcagtgctgccgcgccccctccccagcgCCTGCCGGATCTGTTCCCCCTGGCTGTGGCCGTGGTGTCCTGCCTGcacttcctgctcttcctggtGTATTTCAATGTGGTCATACTCTGGGACTCCAAGAATAGAGGGCAGAAGAAAATCAGTTAA
- the ITGB3BP gene encoding centromere protein R isoform X2 has translation MSVKRALNLDTVKKHNAPDATPLKAKRSNLNIYSPTTGTCQLSPCSSPSSARAQNPSSAPAEDGSEQSDSESGLSRRGQPQTEHDVFLQLHSQVRNSLPRILKLRANLTSLKALEGSRELENILGVSHSSCVLSAELQKTQALVSQAEKLQLLKANHGKVPAREHIQVGSAAFFTSFLDRRKEPLGLLPALPSTKAQPE, from the exons GGTTAAGAGAGCATTAAATTTGGACACTGTTAAAAAACATAAT gcACCTGATGCAACCCCCCTGAAGGCCAAAAGGAGCAACCTGAACATCTACTCCCCAACCACAGGCACGTGCCAGCTGagtccctgctcctctcccagcagtgccagggcacaaaaccccagcagtgccccagcagAGG ATGGGAGCGAGCAGAGCGATTCCGAGAGCGGATTGTCCAGGAGAGGGCAGCCTCAAACAGAGCACGACGT GTTCCTGCAACTGCACTCCCAAGTGAGAAATTCCTTGCCCAGAATTCTGAAACTGAGAGCAAATCTGACAAGCCTGAAG GCTTTGGagggcagcagagagctggaaaataTCCTCGGAGTCTCACACTCGTCCTGTGTCCTGAGTGCTGAACTGCAGAAAACCCAAGCGctgg TGAGTCAAGCAGAAAAACTGCAGCTGTTGAAAGCAAACCATGGAAAAGTCCCTGCCCGAG AGCACATCCAGGTTGGGAGTGCTGCATTCTTCACCTCGTTCCTGGACAGAAGGAAGGAGCCCCTGGGCCTGCTCCCTGCCTTGCCCAGCACCAAGGCACAGCCAGAGTGA